The sequence below is a genomic window from Scatophagus argus isolate fScaArg1 chromosome 8, fScaArg1.pri, whole genome shotgun sequence.
ggaggggacagCTTGTGACCTCTGTGGCACCAGGATTTGAGCCCCCATCAATGCTCCCAGCAAGaaataaattagattttggGTCTTCTTGGCCATGACAGTTTGATGAAGATGTCAAAGAAAATCATTGTGGTTAAATAAAATCTCTCCTTCCTACCTACTTTTAATAAAAGACGCCGGGTTTAGAAGCAAAAACACTGTGTGCGGTCAACAAATGTGTGTAGCAGGTTTGTGGTGCCACTGAAAACTTCAGTATGCTTTCTACCATAGTCATTATCTTGATATTTTGAGGCTGAATGCATTAAAGATATGTTATTAATCTTAAGTAATATTAtgtttgcttcattttaaaTTGCCAAAATTTCGAAATCAAAATTGCCAACACTCAATGACAGGtgcaaatgataaaaataagGCCTACCAACACAGTAGAATGTAACAATGGATCAATTAACATTGTTTCAGTTGAAAGCTGTCACTCATAGTGACAAACCTAAAGAAACTGGACTCTGTACTTCTCTTTAGCTACACAGAGCTTTTCAGCTAATTGCTTTAGTTTTAAGATCCTCAACCACAGCTGTTTCTAGTGAAAAGGTGTTGATAAACCCACCACACACTACCTGGTGAGCACCACGCAGCAGATACACAAAGTTAGCATTTGCAATAACAACTTCATCGGTTGATAAGAAAAATCTGTTCTGGGGCTTTAATCTCAAAGCTGTGAGTGTCACATCTCTAACAATGTGGGTTATATTAACAACTCAACATATATTTCTTGGGTTGTGAAGTAGTAATTAGTGCCGTGTTGCTGTGTGTAACTCTAAACCTCATTGTTCACTCGGGTGTGCAGCCATGTGCAAACAGTGTCTGAAacaaagacatgttggacatatggaaacatcaacatttgcattaacaaaatacataaaatgtcatttcaatGTGAACACAGACCTGAGTCCAGTTAGTGGCTCTTGCTAGTTGTGGTTAATAACCTGAAGCATCAGCAATAGCACAATAGCTCTTATTTCCACACAAAATACTTTCCATATAGCCACAATACGtgactttcatttttattaaataattgCAGATCAAGagcattttatcattttgaatgAGGTGCAGACCTCTTTTGACAACAGACATTCTGACTTGTGTTATTGAATATATACAATAACatgaccctgaaactgaagctgcagaGTAAAAGGCAGGAATCATTCCATTGgcttattcattttcttctttactcCTGTACTTTTCCTACTGCAACATGTCACGCAGTACAGTAATGTGTCTCCTTATTCAGCCTGAACACATACAGGCTCCATGAACAAACTTCTTCTTCATAAAAACAGTATTTGTCATTATTCCAGCTGGTGGAGATGTGTTCCATGCTAAAATGAATGAGTTTTTGACCTTGATGAATTCCTGCATTGTCAATCTGTAATTTCCATGGTGAACTGTGTAACAACAGCTAAACTGCAGCCAGTTTTTCCTCGGAGTAACAATGCTCTAACAAGGCAACGCTGgacaaatgatgaagaaaatagAATGACTAGTTAATTACTATGCATGCATCTGTGAGTTATTGTCagctttcattgtgtgtgtgtgtgtgtgtattagtctGTCTATATGTAGCTGTAAGCCCTATCAGGCATCCAAAGAGCCATTTAGTGCTAATGGTGCCTACACCCACGCAGTGATGGCTTAAAAGCTCCTGAAAAATGTGGGAAAGGCCCCTCATTTGTAAAACAGAGCTGTAGCTTACAGAGGTTGAGCCACCTCACTCCTGCACACTACAAAGCACATTTGTACAGGCATATTGAATACACAGTAATTCACTGTGTGACCTCTCTAAGATGGTCTCTCCATACCACCAGGCACCTGAGCAGGACAGGTTGGGGGAAGACTTCCGTCAAAGGCGGCCTGCTGATAGTTAGGAATTGCCAATTAGCGTCAGTGTCAAAGTGTCAATCTGGGCTGATTTCCACTGAGTCACCAAGCAATCTAAAACACTTACTGAAAAAGAGGgtgctgagagagagggagagagaagagcaggacagagagaggggaggggaaagTTGAAGAGGGAGAGATCAGAAACAATTACTCTACATGCCTTTTCTCTCAATGTCAAAGGCATCACTGCATAATTCAGTCAGGCTGGATGGCAAATGCTAGAGTGGACCAGAAAAAGAGGGTCGTCAAAGCATATTGCTTCCATGATGGCATCCCTTACAGGGGGTTACACTTGTCTTGTGTGCCAACCTGTAATAGGAGCAGTGAGGAGAAACACAAAGTGGCTCATCCTGTTAACAACAGACAAATTGAGATGACTGCAATTTTCAGGTGGATGTAAAACTGCATTGCTCCTAAGGCAGCTTCAACCCTTGTGAAATCTGTGTACTGTCATGATGTTGACAGgaggtattttgtttttaccaaGCAAAGCCTGGCTGAATTGTTGAGCAGGCGAATGGTCTGGGAAACATACTATGCACCTGCAATGGTTTTATGATTTGAGTCCgattcttcttcctctctctgtcattctttgGACATTTTTGGACAAAACTGGAAATCTCTCAAAGCtaaataaaatcatcataaGTGAGTTTGAAGAAGGAGGATCATATCAACGTCCTGTCTTTTTGCCTGACAGAATACTCTCTTGTATCCAAAATAGTGTCTCAATCAACATCTGCCCTTCTCTTCCTTTAGGCAGATGTGCCGAGCCACGGTGAAAGAGCTGAGCAGCCGAGtaacagaaagtgaaacagcATCTGCTAAGTCTGGCCCCTTCATCTCCTCTTGGCTGAGCTTTCTGTAAATCAGGGAAAGGGGGTTTGACTCTGCACGCCTGTCACCAAGCATCAACGTTTAAGCCCAGATTTAACGCTCGAGAAAAGGAGATTCATTTTTACCCACTTTATTGAGAGTCAATACAGAGAGTAATGGCAAATTTATTGGATTGCCATGGTAACTGTTGGGAAAAGtggtttctctctgtctctacgTGTGTCTCTCACTGTTGAAGAGGCTGTATTGTACGCCTCTTCAGGTCTGACACAGGTCAAAATGCTGCATTACAACGTTCACTGTGTTCACTCCTTTAAAAATAGATTCTTGAGACACTTaacatacattttacatgtgCTCACTTTGCTCTACAGACTTACTTATTTACTCCATTCATTTAACCCTCTACCTTCACAAATTTGATAACGTGATGTGAACTATGGCCAGATGGAATTGTTTACTTTAAACAGCTTTTGGTTCCTAGACCAGATGTCATCTTTTGTTTCAAACAGCCACTAAACGGGACAGGTCGGCAAGGCTCTACTGCATAACACAGGGTACCTTTCGCTTACTTCACACAAACCTGTTAACATTTAACCTTGACATATTCAGATCATCTAACAAGACCCAAGTTATCAGTAATGGCTTTACCAACTGCAGTTTTAATCATCTCGAACCCATAATGGAGCTGACAGCTCCATCTGCGTGGAGTGGAGGGGGGGGTCGCCATTACTAGCAGCACAATCACCGGGAACAATCAGTGAGCATCTGGAGGCACTACAGCTAACGCCCCTCCCAACCCTCacccttcacctcctccttctcctcccacctcccaTATGATGGCCAGAGTGCTGTGAGAGCAGGATCAACAGGAGGCATCCATCGAGAGCTGCAGCGTCCCTACAAACTCCTATCCAAACTGACTGAGAtaatggacaaaaataaattctgacGGCGAGTATGCACACAGGTGGTCTCAACACAGGAAATCAGACATTAGCCACTGTCTGTGcaaacaccaacagccaccTACAGTAAGGCTGCAAGTCATTAACACTCAAATGAGACCCATGTGCAGATAACGGGCACTAGTGATTGGAAATCTGCACATAAAGATAGTGCTAAAGAAGGAATTCAATCTGGGCAAATGAGGTCAGAAGCAGGCAAAGAGTATTTGCTAAAGGTCTTTTGTAAGGCCTTTAGCCAAGCAAAAGTTATTGTAGGCAACAATAATTTCTTCACCCTGGGAAAGGGTGTGAACTTGTTGGATTTCCCACAGTGACAGAAAGTGTTGTCCCTTTTGTTGTCCTGCACCACTGATGCCAACATTCAGTGGGAGTAAAGACACATAGTCTGCAGTCAAAAAGTGCAACACAGACGAGTTGTGGTGAGCTGTTGTGTACTTTGTCTGTGTCATTAACATTGCTGGTTtccaaccaaaccaaactggCTGGCCAAATGTCATGCAAGAAAAACTAATGAAACAAGTACAGAAGTCATCCATGCATGCGGCCTGGATTAATGTCAAGTcgcattttcttttttttcctaattaaGTTCAGAATTAGACGATTTTTCCAGAAAACTGGAAGCACAAATAAATTATCTAAGGGTGTAAAACAATGTTAATATattgttaaaaatgtatgaCCACGGGTATCAAActctaacacacatacacacatacagactgatACACTGGCCCTAACCGGTGATATTGTGAATGGAATGAGTGTCTGCAATGTCTACAGAGGTAATTTAATGACCCAAAGTGTGTTTACTGTGCAGCGAGAACATGTGACTTAACGTGAggtgacatttcatttaaaaacacactaaagTAGAAACTTCCACTGTGCTCTGTCTAGCCTGTCACTGTGAGTTTCTTTTCCATCTTCACAGTGAAACAGGTGCAACAGACTGTGAAAGATGCATCATCACTTGATCTATTAATGACTGCTTTGAACCAAAGACCAGCTAAAAACTGGAAGATTCAGACTACTGTTCACCATGTACTTCTGTGTGTCAGAGATACATCTTGGAATTGTTCCATCCCCTTTCTCTCTACCTCCTTCCGCAAACAAGCCCTTGCATCCATGTTTGACAGTGATGTGCTCACACCCCCACGCACACAGCATGAGATGATTACGGTCATGGTACACACATGCCTTACGTGGCTGAGACAAAGTACACTAATGGCTTTCATTTGTGCTGGTTGCCTACAGTATTCGTGAGTCATAGTGACTTAGTCCATGCAGCCCATTTACTGCAGGATGAATGCTCATACTGTAATCTCATAGACACTGAGAGCCTGACTTTACTGAGCTGCAGTATGAAAAGCATTTGGATGTTAATATAGGaggtatttttttctaaaaatgtatAATCTAATTTACTTGTATCACATTCAGTTCATGTAACTGTCAATAAGCGATTCTGCACATTAGAAAAGCTCCATTCTCACTATCCTGAGCAGGGTACGTAGGTACagaaagcaaatgaacaaaaattagACAAAAGCTCAGTCAAGAAGTCTATTTTTTTGCTTCCGTCTGTAGTCTATTTCTCATACCATTCTGTCATTCACTCCTCTTATACATGTTCACAATTTCCCGCTGTCATTGAATATGGCTGTCATTTAGGATATCAACAGTTCTCATCTGCTGGTCACACCTGTCTAATAGCACAGCAGCACATCTACATCATTAGCTTATCATCTttctgctgttcctgctgttcTTTTCAAATATgactccttttctctgtctttagtatgctcatgctgctgctgtcatgaaTGAGGTCTCTGCTTCCTCCATCACTGCCCAGTCTTTGCAGATTCACcagcttcatcatttcatcagccTCATCAGTCTTATCAGTCTCAAAAGAATCATCAACCGCCACCATCACCAATGTGTGGACTCCATGGGGGGATTTATCTCACTGCTGCCACTCAGGGCAGAAGGACCTTGATCACGAATTCTCCCTGTGGAGTCTAAGCAGCAAAGACTTTCTTACAAGACACTCATCACACATCATCTGCTGTGATAAACAATTATCTTGACTTTATTCACTAGTCTGTCctgaatgaaatgtgatttaGTAATCTATTAAGCACAAAAATACCTTAATACCAAACATTTTGCAGCTTGTTTTCTGCTGATCtattgtttttgacatttaatacataaaaatacttttattgatCAAATGCAGACCTGCCAACCTTGGGAAAACTATAGTACCACATTGTGTAATATTTAGTTGACATGCTTTCATACCACTTTGCTTTGTAGACTATCATTTCCCCAGTCACTGTCCTATCATTAGGTTATTCAACATATTCATCAGTTTTGAAGAAagcaattaataaataattcaacCAGCTTATATAGGCGCACATCACATAGTCTACATAAAAAATGTATCCTATTCAAATGAATCGTTAATTCAAGTGTAGACATTTGTAACTCAAGGTTTAATTACATTGTTTTTCCTGTGCAAAATGCATACAGGTTGCTCAGgtccacaaaaaataaatctatactGTCTAAAATATTAGTAATTGTTGGTCACAGCTCTAATTCTAATGTTATGAGCCACCTGCCATTTCTACATCAGCGCTTTTAGATTACAATTCGCTGTGATGTCAGGGTGGCTTGGTTCATTTCTCCCAGAGGTTTACTCTGAGCTAAGCTTTCATCCAGCGTTTGAAAGAAAAGTACCTTTCATCCAGAGAAAATGGGAGCAAAAGACAGAGTAGCTTACATGATACTCTGATTACTGTAAGTATTCAAATAGCCATAGATTTACAGCAATATTTAAAATCATGGATTCCCCAGACACTGGGCACATACAATCTGGGGCACGTGGAGTTGCGTGATTTGCACCCTGCCCTGCATGTACTTGAACACTCAAATGTGTCAGCATTGTCACGAAAATAAGTAAATCTTACATCATTCACCTGCGGTAGTTGTAATGGTTAACTTGGCACAGTGAGTGTAAGCctggaggaagacaaaacacagcaagagaaagaaaggcacGTACAATAGCTGGCCAACCAACAGCTCAGGTCTAAATGGCTGTGCATGCATGGAAGCAAACATACATAATGCAAACACAGTCTTTGAACCGGTTATGCATTTTTCACTGTAATACATCTCAATTATCTTGCCACTGAGTGCATGTGTACCAGCCAAACTCCTACTCTCAAAATTAGACTTAAATGGAACTTGACACGCCTCTGTGTAAATCTGTTTGAGCATGAACCAGAAAACTTCTTTCAGCAGTGCCAAAGCAGCGCTTTGTTTTAAGCACTGACATGCCATGCTGTAATGCAACGCCTTACTGATTGATGTCAGAGGCAGCTATTTTATGTTACAAATTTACTTTAGAATTTGGATGATTATGTTAACTCTTTTATCCAACTAAAATCCAAATGTTTGTTAAAAGGATATGCATagctacattttaaaatgcaacaaacaTGCTACTATGATATCACAAGAGTACTGTGGTTAAAATTTGACTCCCACAGCTATTTGATATCCATGAAGTTCTAGTATGCGTAAACTTTGTTAAGAAGCGTTTTAGACAGATCCCGTTACTCAATCTGGCGAGTATAATGTTTGGTGAGTACACAATGGATGTGATGGCCAAAACTGTCAGAATAAGACCCAAATTGTAATAAACCAGAGtaactctctttctctgtattaaaaaaacattcagatctGTATGCGTAATGTCATAAATCTGTTTCTATATTATACATATGAGTACATATGAGTTATGTACAATCTGTATGTGTACTCGTTGCTCAGTTGTTCTCAAAAGcacttttttcaattttttaacGAACCTGACTACATGCCATAATATATCACAAGACAAAACCAGAATTCTAGGTTGCTTAAATTGTTAGGAGAAAAGATAACCACTGAAGTTTGCATTGATTATCAGAGTAAGATTGAATTGAACATAACTATAAACATCCTGAAAGacaaagcagcaaagcagaAATGATAAGAGTAAGCGACAGAGACAAAGTGAGGCTCCTCTCCATTGTTAATAGTTTAATTTCATCTTCAGTCCAATGCTGTGCTGTTGGTGTGGTAATTACATCTTGCCTTGGGGCCAGAACAAGGCAGGCACAGGTTAATGTGTtgtgaaagcaaaaggaaaGTTTTCTGCAGCAGTTAAACACCTGGGCTTTGCTTTGAAATGTGATTCTATTCACCTTCTCTGAGGAGACACAGTCTGCTTATTGATACATTAATGTGCACCCAGTTGAAAAAAAATTAgacctgcttttgttttctcaccagCTTTCATTTAACAGTGGTGACTGATTTCCTCCAGGATACAATATCAAGCCTTCATTTTGAATTGCAGGTGGTCTCTCAGCTACTTCCCaatcaagagaaaataaagacatcACAACAACGCTGACAAGATAATTACATACTTCCATTACACTCACTATACTTTCACTACTCATGTCGGCCACCATAGTACAACATATATTTATACCACAAACATTTAAATCCCATTTTATAGTCATTTTTGCTCCAGCATAAGAGCTGACTGTTTGTCTTAATATGAACAGCACTGAGAGGCTGTGGTAATATCAGCTATGATGTCAAGATCTGCTTGTGGTCCCAGTTCAGGATCTAATGTTGTTTCTCTTTATTATCTGAAACCTGGAATTATGGTTTAACACAATTAAAGTAAATTACTACTGTTCCAAGCATGTAGGATCACCAAACACAGCTTGTGTTACGGATGTAGCATCTGAGCTCACTCAGTTTCTCCAGACAGCATAACTCAAGTGTTTTTCATTCTTCCTTTCTGTCAGCAGGACTTCTACTGTCCATACATTTCAACATTCCTCTGCTTCTTAAGACATTTTCATTGTAATTGCATAGGAGGTAGCCAAGGACTTCTGATGTCCCTTACTACCTAATTTTATGACATTTATATTAATGCACCAAATGGGAAAGCTTTAATTAGCATAGTGCTTATAAGTTGTTAAACATGACTTATGTTTTATGACTTCCTGTATGGTccatttaaaatgctgtgttCCTCATGGACTTAATGAAAAGGTAAATCTAATACAGCTGGCTGgagggtttgtgtgtctgcagcacagaggGACCATCCATAAAAATCACTTATGCCCATGTGCAGCGTTGCAGGCATTAGGTCCACAGTATGGTCAAGGTCATTCACTGTGAAGCAGGTGCCTTTTTCCCCATCTGTAATATTATATTAATGAAAAGTAGTCCATCCATAAGTCCCATTACTGAATTCATTGTAAATTTTAGTTAAGGATTTTTCAAGCATCAACTTCTGATTTCTGACAGAATGAAGGCATATGAAATTTGCCTAGCCAAGTGCATACCACTCTAAATCCATGGTGGTCATATTTGAGCCATGGCGGTTTTGTACTTGTTTTCAGTATTGATGTTGTTAATCCATTAATTGTCTCTGGGTAAGGTTGAATTAAGTTCTTGTTTTCTTAAACCCAGGCACTGGGTTGGTTCCTGATAGTTTTAAAACTTTAGGCAACCAAACTGATGATTTCTTTCGTTTACTAACTCAAATTTAGCCATGAAATTGAAATCGTGAACTATCCTATTTGTCTTACCTGGGGTTTCCCCATATGGCTTTGGTGGTTTGGCAGTCTCGCCAAAGCTGACAGTGGCCTTGGTGGTGCTTAGCCTCTTGGGCTCTGGTGTGGTCACCGTAGTAAACGTCCTTTGGGGGAACCTGGTTGTCGTGCTAGTGGTTGTGGCCACCGTGGTAGTTGACACCCTGGTGGACAGCGTTATGTTGGGCTCTGGTTTGCCATCTTCATCTATGCTATCTGTTCCTGTGGGTCCCCAGTCGATAAATCCGGCCACTGTGGTAGTCCGGCCCTCCTGAGACTTATCATAGCTGTCCCATTTGAGCTGCCTCCTGGCTCGAAGTAACAACCCCACTGAGTCTCCTCTGCTCCCACTGGATAAACCTGCTGGAGCTTCAGCTATTACAGCCAAAGGATCACCTGTCTCCATTTGAGAGTATTTCAACCGACACTCCTTACATGCTGCTTGTCCTTTATGCACTGGCTTTCGATGCTTTTGACCCTTTACCTTTGGCCCTATCCCTGCCCGGATGTCTTGGGCTAGAGGGATAGGGTTTAGGAGCCGGCGGGCCAATGGACTCACTGTTCTCCAGTGAAGCTTGCTGGGTGTATCCCAGAGTGGCTGCCAGCGAGGTCTTGAGCGAGGCACCGATTTAGGCGTGAGTTTGATCCCCAGACCCTGACTGAGGGGGCTGCACATGGAGAAGTCCAGTGTGAGGTGGGTCATGGCCAGCAGGATCCACACCCGGTGCCCCACACAGCTGCCTGGCCTCAAAGCAGACGTACTGCAGAGAAGGGagaaaggaaatgagagaaaatgttttatattcagGCACAGTTCACTATATGCTCAAACTATACAAATCAGGTTCCCTTGGTATCCCATCTTCAAGTTACTGGCCTACTGTAAAGATTCAAATCTGTATTCAACCCCCATTTG
It includes:
- the ajap1 gene encoding adherens junction-associated protein 1, with amino-acid sequence MWIKRSVARSTSALRPGSCVGHRVWILLAMTHLTLDFSMCSPLSQGLGIKLTPKSVPRSRPRWQPLWDTPSKLHWRTVSPLARRLLNPIPLAQDIRAGIGPKVKGQKHRKPVHKGQAACKECRLKYSQMETGDPLAVIAEAPAGLSSGSRGDSVGLLLRARRQLKWDSYDKSQEGRTTTVAGFIDWGPTGTDSIDEDGKPEPNITLSTRVSTTTVATTTSTTTRFPQRTFTTVTTPEPKRLSTTKATVSFGETAKPPKPYGETPGLAVHQIITITVSLIMVIAALITTLVLKNCCAQSGNGRHNSHQRKIHQQEESCQNLTDFTPARVPSKVDIFTAYNDSLQCSHECVRTAVPIYTDEMIQQTPVYKTAYNGNRPSPTERQLIPVAFVSEKWFEISC